A genome region from Microbacterium sp. CGR2 includes the following:
- the miaA gene encoding tRNA (adenosine(37)-N6)-dimethylallyltransferase MiaA, whose product MTEGPRLWAIVGATGTGKSDLALNLAEILRERGNPAEIVNADAMQLYRGMDTGTAKVPPAERRGIPHHLFDVREVDQEAAVAWYQPLARAAIAGIHERGGDAILVGGSGLYVSSVVYEFHFPPRDPAVRERLESELAADGLAALLARLRVLDPATAARVDPHNDRRVIRALEVLEQGGVTHGAVLPERPELWHRPTRVIGLSIDRPALVERLDARVQQMWGDGLVDEALALRERGLERGTTAQRAIGYSQALKQVDGELTQEQAIAETQALTRRYARRQVSWFKRYAEIEWKPAPVAAERLVEN is encoded by the coding sequence GTGACCGAAGGACCGCGCCTCTGGGCGATCGTCGGCGCGACGGGCACGGGAAAGAGCGATCTCGCTCTGAATCTGGCCGAGATTCTGCGTGAGCGCGGCAACCCCGCGGAGATCGTGAATGCCGATGCCATGCAGCTCTACCGCGGCATGGACACCGGGACGGCGAAGGTCCCCCCTGCGGAACGTCGCGGAATTCCCCATCATCTCTTCGACGTCCGCGAGGTCGACCAGGAAGCCGCGGTCGCCTGGTACCAGCCGCTGGCCCGCGCGGCCATCGCCGGGATCCACGAGCGAGGCGGCGACGCCATCCTGGTGGGTGGGTCAGGTCTCTACGTGTCGAGTGTCGTGTACGAGTTCCATTTTCCTCCGCGCGATCCTGCCGTCCGTGAGCGCCTCGAAAGCGAACTCGCCGCTGACGGGCTTGCGGCGCTGCTTGCGCGGCTTCGAGTGCTCGACCCCGCCACGGCGGCCCGCGTTGACCCGCACAATGACCGCCGCGTCATCCGCGCTCTGGAGGTGCTCGAACAGGGCGGTGTCACGCATGGCGCGGTCCTTCCCGAGCGGCCCGAGCTGTGGCATCGGCCGACCAGGGTGATCGGTCTGAGCATTGATCGTCCGGCTCTCGTGGAGCGGCTCGATGCCAGGGTCCAGCAGATGTGGGGCGACGGGCTCGTCGACGAGGCGCTCGCGTTGCGGGAACGGGGACTCGAGCGCGGCACCACCGCACAGCGGGCCATCGGGTACTCCCAAGCGTTGAAGCAGGTCGACGGCGAATTGACGCAGGAGCAGGCGATCGCCGAGACCCAGGCTCTGACGCGACGGTACGCGCGACGCCAGGTATCGTGGTTCAAGCGATACGCAGAGATCGAGTGGAAGCCGGCGCCGGTCGCCGCCGAACGGCTCGTCGAAAACTGA
- the miaB gene encoding tRNA (N6-isopentenyl adenosine(37)-C2)-methylthiotransferase MiaB, which translates to MTIPRSEPTIISASSAAIDIDGRQRSYEVRTFGCQMNVHDSERLSGSLESAGYIRASAGDEADVVIINTCAVRDNAAGKLYGTLGHLASVKRRKEGMQIAVGGCLAQMDKQAVLDKAPWVDVVFGTHNMGSLPGLLERARHNGDAELEILESLEVFPSTLPTKRDSAHSGWVSISVGCNNTCTFCIVPSLRGKEKDRRPGDILNELRLLVDDGAIEVTLLGQNVNSYGVEFGDRHAFGKLLRAAGEIDGLERIRFTSPHPAAFTDDVIDAMAETPSVMPQLHMPLQSGSDRILKAMRRSYRSERFLGILDRVRERMPHAAITTDIIVGFPGETEEDFEDTMRVVEEARFAGAFTFQYSIREGTPAATMEDQVPKEIVQARYNRLIALQERISLEENQKQIGREVEVLVSTAEGKKDAATHRLTGRAEDNRLVHFEVTAGSELPRPGDVVTVTVTHAAPFHLLADDPTGAPLRIRRTRGGDAWDRSQAESCAVPAPSSDGGPRAVSLGLPTLRVGV; encoded by the coding sequence ATGACTATCCCGCGCAGTGAACCGACGATCATCAGTGCGTCCTCGGCGGCAATCGACATCGACGGCCGACAGCGATCCTACGAAGTGCGAACCTTCGGGTGCCAGATGAACGTTCACGACTCTGAGCGTCTGTCCGGCTCGCTCGAAAGCGCCGGCTACATCCGTGCTTCCGCGGGTGACGAAGCCGATGTCGTGATCATCAACACGTGCGCGGTACGCGACAATGCGGCGGGCAAGCTCTACGGCACGCTCGGGCACCTCGCGTCGGTGAAACGCCGCAAAGAGGGTATGCAGATCGCCGTCGGTGGCTGCCTCGCGCAGATGGACAAGCAGGCGGTGCTCGACAAAGCGCCGTGGGTCGATGTGGTCTTCGGGACGCACAACATGGGTTCACTCCCCGGACTTCTCGAGCGGGCGCGCCACAACGGCGACGCCGAACTGGAGATCCTCGAGTCGCTCGAGGTCTTCCCCTCGACGCTGCCGACCAAGCGCGACTCCGCGCACAGCGGGTGGGTGTCGATCTCGGTGGGGTGCAACAACACCTGCACTTTCTGCATCGTGCCGAGCCTGCGGGGCAAGGAGAAGGATCGTCGCCCCGGTGACATCCTGAACGAGCTCCGACTGCTGGTCGACGACGGTGCGATCGAGGTCACCCTGCTCGGGCAGAATGTGAACTCCTACGGTGTCGAGTTCGGAGACCGTCATGCATTCGGGAAGCTGCTCCGCGCTGCGGGCGAGATCGACGGTCTGGAGCGCATCCGTTTCACCAGCCCGCACCCCGCGGCGTTCACCGACGACGTGATCGACGCCATGGCGGAGACCCCGAGCGTGATGCCGCAGCTGCACATGCCGCTCCAGTCCGGAAGCGATCGCATCCTCAAAGCGATGCGGCGCTCCTACCGGAGCGAGCGATTCCTCGGCATCCTCGACCGAGTGCGCGAGCGAATGCCGCACGCCGCGATCACCACCGACATCATCGTGGGCTTCCCCGGTGAGACCGAGGAAGACTTCGAAGACACCATGCGCGTGGTCGAAGAGGCGCGCTTCGCCGGAGCATTCACGTTCCAGTACTCGATCCGCGAAGGCACGCCCGCCGCGACCATGGAAGACCAGGTGCCGAAAGAGATCGTTCAGGCGCGTTACAACCGCCTGATCGCTCTGCAGGAGCGCATCTCGCTGGAGGAGAACCAGAAGCAGATCGGCCGCGAGGTCGAGGTGCTCGTGTCGACGGCAGAGGGCAAGAAGGATGCAGCCACACATCGCCTCACCGGGCGAGCGGAAGACAACAGACTGGTGCACTTCGAAGTCACGGCGGGCTCTGAACTCCCGCGCCCCGGCGATGTCGTCACCGTGACCGTCACGCACGCGGCGCCGTTCCATCTGCTCGCCGACGATCCCACCGGGGCTCCGCTGCGCATTCGACGCACCCGAGGTGGAGATGCGTGGGACCGCAGCCAAGCCGAGTCGTGTGCGGTGCCTGCGCCGAGTAGTGACGGCGGTCCGAGGGCCGTATCTCTCGGCCTCCCGACGTTGCGCGTCGGAGTGTGA